In Nitrosococcus oceani ATCC 19707, the following proteins share a genomic window:
- a CDS encoding SOS response-associated peptidase: MCGRYTLYTSPAKIAAHFHLHQVQGLIPRFNIAPSQTVPVVRGESSYRELTLLRWGLIPHWSKEEKSPYNLINARAETVATKPAFRGAFRQRRCLIPADGFYEWKAEADGKQPYYIRHHDGEVFAFAGLWEHWEGETGQYIDSCTIIVTAANKLIQPIHDRMPVILEPVDYETWLNPNNNQATSVLTALLKSYPPEKMKAYPVSKKVNRPTNDDSACITPLP, from the coding sequence TTCATCTCCATCAAGTCCAGGGCCTAATTCCCCGCTTTAACATTGCCCCATCCCAAACAGTTCCCGTCGTGCGTGGAGAGTCCTCGTATAGAGAATTAACCCTGCTACGCTGGGGGCTTATTCCCCACTGGTCCAAGGAAGAGAAATCGCCTTATAATTTAATCAACGCCCGTGCCGAAACCGTTGCCACTAAACCCGCCTTCCGGGGGGCATTCCGGCAGCGGCGTTGCCTTATTCCCGCCGATGGATTCTATGAATGGAAAGCAGAAGCGGATGGCAAACAGCCCTACTATATCCGCCACCACGATGGCGAAGTATTTGCTTTTGCAGGACTTTGGGAACATTGGGAAGGAGAAACGGGCCAATATATCGATTCTTGCACGATTATCGTCACCGCCGCCAATAAGCTAATCCAACCGATTCACGACCGAATGCCGGTCATCCTAGAACCCGTTGACTACGAAACCTGGCTCAACCCCAACAACAACCAAGCCACCAGTGTACTGACAGCCCTGCTAAAATCCTATCCACCGGAAAAAATGAAGGCTTACCCCGTAAGCAAAAAAGTGAATAGGCCCACAAATGATGACTCCGCCTGTATTACACCCCTGCCTTGA
- a CDS encoding copper resistance CopC family protein codes for MIPKTAKMPSLMEGLSSGVRILLVLGITVTLAWEHAVVVKSSPADQALLTQAPDTITLCFNVKIEKAFSRVNLWSMEARLKMLPIADRNFTQDAEPACLHISLPPLKSGAYQVRYKILAADGHTMEGVVRFAINEPE; via the coding sequence ATGATACCGAAAACTGCGAAGATGCCCTCGTTGATGGAGGGGTTATCTTCAGGTGTTCGGATATTGCTGGTTCTGGGGATAACGGTAACGCTAGCTTGGGAACACGCCGTGGTTGTGAAATCCTCGCCGGCCGACCAAGCGCTACTTACGCAAGCTCCTGACACCATTACACTTTGCTTTAATGTCAAGATAGAAAAGGCTTTTAGCCGGGTAAATCTTTGGAGTATGGAGGCCCGCCTGAAAATGCTCCCTATTGCTGATCGTAATTTCACCCAGGACGCTGAGCCGGCTTGTCTTCACATCTCTTTACCTCCCTTGAAGTCAGGCGCCTACCAAGTACGCTATAAAATTCTAGCTGCGGATGGCCATACCATGGAAGGGGTTGTTCGTTTCGCCATCAACGAACCCGAGTAA
- a CDS encoding copper resistance D family protein, with the protein MTPLIEFVGVLLHGFDFIALALTVGGVTAALAVLQPWRPLTIMGQIALRSSVIWIAVGGGVLVAIQALRLGLQFLLLTDELREWPVIQFLETGFAQAGIIRVMAALGLTIVSWLWLMRRPTSLAAWIVLALCASGMVVAGAWSVHGASRIDDRIPLMIITVLHQAAAIIWVGGVFHLLVLWRLLWGNLEISYLWPRWLARFSLLALGSVILLVTAGAYLAIAYVGSWQGLVGTGYGVMVIAKTILLALALVLAARNFSQVRQWRKHHQAKGVLEKVPLFLGVESWVLGVVLLLAATLTSLPPAVDTPNQQQASFSEVIGHFMPRMPHLIPPSREEYSAAASSVFDNYAVPVAAERAQSNFNHNFSGVIVLVMALLALVDRSKYFTWARHWPLLFLGLAVFLFLFAASTVWPLGPESFWSTLQVPVVLQHRLLTVLVIALGLFEWRVRIGKIADPRALLVFPWLCLVGGALLLTHSHTVFALKSEFLIEAHHAALGILAVIMGVGRWLELRLAPIGGYWAGWVWRLPFVLVGLLLLFYFEPPISAGVERWN; encoded by the coding sequence ATGACGCCGCTTATCGAGTTTGTTGGTGTTTTACTGCACGGATTTGATTTTATTGCATTAGCGTTGACGGTAGGTGGGGTAACAGCGGCTCTTGCTGTATTACAGCCTTGGCGGCCGCTTACTATTATGGGCCAAATAGCACTGCGCTCCAGCGTTATTTGGATAGCGGTGGGGGGCGGAGTTCTGGTAGCCATTCAGGCTCTTCGGTTAGGGCTTCAATTCTTGCTTTTAACTGATGAGCTAAGGGAATGGCCGGTCATACAGTTTCTGGAGACAGGTTTTGCCCAAGCAGGAATAATACGGGTCATGGCGGCTTTAGGGTTGACTATCGTGTCCTGGCTCTGGCTCATGCGACGGCCGACTTCCCTTGCTGCCTGGATAGTCTTAGCGCTATGTGCCAGCGGAATGGTTGTGGCGGGGGCTTGGTCTGTGCATGGCGCGAGCCGAATTGATGATCGGATACCGCTGATGATTATTACCGTGCTGCACCAGGCGGCCGCTATTATTTGGGTGGGGGGAGTTTTTCATTTGCTTGTTTTGTGGCGGCTGCTATGGGGGAATTTAGAGATTTCTTATCTTTGGCCCCGCTGGCTGGCGCGTTTTTCTCTCCTGGCGTTGGGCTCGGTGATTCTTCTGGTTACTGCCGGAGCCTACCTAGCGATAGCGTATGTGGGGAGTTGGCAAGGTCTGGTAGGAACCGGCTATGGAGTTATGGTCATTGCCAAGACGATATTGTTGGCTTTGGCGTTGGTGCTGGCGGCTAGAAACTTCTCCCAGGTTAGGCAGTGGCGGAAGCATCATCAAGCAAAGGGGGTATTGGAGAAAGTCCCACTTTTTTTGGGGGTGGAGAGCTGGGTATTGGGCGTTGTCTTGCTTTTGGCGGCAACCCTAACCTCTTTGCCACCAGCAGTGGACACGCCTAATCAGCAGCAGGCTAGTTTTAGCGAGGTAATTGGCCATTTTATGCCGAGAATGCCCCATTTAATTCCGCCATCGCGGGAAGAATATTCTGCAGCTGCTAGCTCCGTTTTTGATAATTACGCTGTGCCCGTAGCTGCTGAAAGAGCGCAAAGCAACTTCAATCATAATTTTTCTGGGGTAATCGTTCTGGTTATGGCGCTTCTGGCACTTGTGGATCGCAGCAAGTACTTTACCTGGGCACGTCATTGGCCTTTACTGTTTTTGGGGCTGGCTGTTTTTCTGTTCTTATTCGCTGCTTCTACTGTTTGGCCCCTAGGACCGGAAAGTTTTTGGAGTACGTTGCAAGTACCCGTGGTGTTGCAGCATCGTTTGCTCACCGTGCTGGTTATTGCCCTTGGCTTATTTGAGTGGCGGGTCCGGATAGGAAAGATAGCTGACCCCAGGGCTCTGTTGGTTTTCCCCTGGCTTTGTTTGGTGGGCGGTGCTTTACTATTGACTCACTCCCATACGGTGTTTGCCCTGAAATCTGAATTCCTCATTGAGGCTCACCATGCGGCGCTTGGTATCCTTGCTGTTATCATGGGAGTAGGGCGCTGGTTAGAGCTTCGGCTTGCTCCTATCGGGGGTTATTGGGCAGGTTGGGTTTGGCGCTTGCCATTCGTTTTGGTTGGGCTGTTGTTACTATTTTATTTTGAGCCCCCAATCTCTGCTGGAGTCGAACGTTGGAATTAA
- the glgX gene encoding glycogen debranching protein GlgX, whose amino-acid sequence MKLWPGDPYPLGATWDGSGTNFALFSEHATAVELCLFNGPEEIRIRLSEASNFSWHGYLPGVGPGQRYGFRVHGPYEPHAGHRFNPAKLLFDPYAKAIEGTVQWDDALYGYQVGHPEADLSKDERDSATMLPKCVVIDPSFDWEGDRQLRTPWDETVIYEVHVKGFTARHPEVPEHLRGTYSGLVCPAVIEYLHSLGVTAVELMPVHHCVSERRLVEQGLRNYWGYDSIGYFAPDARYASYSDVGQHVSEFKAMVKKLHAAGIEVILDVVYNHTAEGNELGPTLCFRGVDNVSYYRLQPEDSRAYMDYTGCGNTLNMMHPRTLQLIMDSLRYWVLEMHVDGFRFDLASALARELHEVDRLGAFFDIIHQDPVISQVKLIAEPWDLGEGGYQVGNFPPGWAEWNGKYRDSMRDYWRGEEQTLGEFAYRFTGSSDLYEASGRRPFASVNFITAHDGFTLHDLVSYNEKHNEANGEDNQDGESHNRSWNCGVEGPTDDPKINRLRARQKRNFLTTLFLSQGVPMLLGGDEIGRTQQGNNNAYCQDNEISWLDWAHRDETLLEFTQRLIHFRKEHPIFRRRHWFQGRPIHGSSIFDIKWFTPEGQEMSEEDWGVGYAKSLGVYLNGAGIIDTDRYGEPVVDDSFYLLFNAHHKPLTFTLPNEEWGQHWLKSLDTDEALSEEDHRRYEAGGQVTVKGRALVLLRHIS is encoded by the coding sequence ATGAAGTTATGGCCGGGAGATCCTTACCCGTTGGGAGCGACCTGGGATGGTTCAGGGACTAATTTTGCTCTTTTTTCAGAACATGCGACGGCAGTAGAACTTTGCCTATTCAATGGTCCGGAGGAGATACGGATTCGGCTTTCAGAAGCCTCCAATTTTTCTTGGCATGGCTACTTGCCAGGGGTGGGGCCAGGACAACGCTATGGTTTTCGGGTTCATGGTCCTTATGAGCCCCATGCTGGTCATCGCTTTAACCCAGCTAAATTACTGTTTGATCCTTATGCTAAGGCTATTGAGGGAACAGTCCAGTGGGACGATGCCCTTTATGGCTATCAAGTTGGGCACCCCGAGGCTGATCTTAGCAAGGATGAGCGCGATAGCGCCACAATGCTGCCTAAATGCGTGGTGATCGACCCCAGTTTTGATTGGGAAGGAGATCGCCAGCTGCGAACTCCCTGGGATGAGACCGTGATCTATGAGGTTCATGTTAAGGGTTTTACCGCTCGCCACCCAGAGGTTCCAGAACATCTGCGGGGGACCTATAGTGGCTTGGTTTGCCCGGCGGTAATTGAGTATCTCCATTCCCTGGGGGTGACAGCGGTCGAACTCATGCCGGTTCATCACTGCGTTTCCGAGCGCCGTTTAGTCGAACAGGGTTTGCGTAATTATTGGGGTTACGATTCTATAGGCTACTTTGCCCCGGATGCCCGCTACGCTAGCTATTCTGATGTAGGTCAGCATGTTAGCGAGTTTAAGGCTATGGTCAAGAAGTTACATGCGGCGGGGATCGAGGTGATTTTAGATGTGGTTTACAATCATACCGCCGAGGGGAACGAGTTAGGGCCTACCCTTTGTTTCCGGGGAGTTGATAATGTTAGTTATTACCGTTTGCAGCCTGAGGACTCTCGCGCCTACATGGACTACACGGGCTGCGGCAACACCCTCAATATGATGCATCCCCGCACCCTGCAGCTGATTATGGATAGCCTCCGCTATTGGGTACTGGAGATGCATGTGGATGGATTTCGATTTGACTTGGCGTCAGCGCTTGCAAGGGAGTTGCATGAAGTGGATCGTCTGGGGGCCTTCTTCGACATTATCCACCAAGATCCGGTAATTTCTCAGGTCAAGTTGATTGCCGAGCCCTGGGATCTGGGCGAAGGAGGTTATCAGGTCGGTAATTTTCCGCCGGGTTGGGCTGAATGGAATGGGAAATACCGGGATTCCATGCGTGATTATTGGCGTGGGGAGGAGCAGACTTTGGGTGAATTTGCCTATCGGTTTACCGGTAGCTCGGATCTTTATGAAGCCAGTGGCCGCCGGCCTTTTGCAAGCGTCAATTTTATCACTGCCCATGATGGTTTTACCCTCCATGATCTGGTTTCTTATAACGAGAAGCATAACGAGGCCAATGGGGAGGATAACCAAGATGGTGAAAGTCATAATCGCTCCTGGAATTGCGGCGTTGAGGGGCCTACCGATGACCCTAAAATCAATAGGCTTCGAGCTCGTCAGAAGCGTAATTTCCTGACGACCCTATTTTTGTCCCAAGGTGTGCCCATGTTGCTGGGGGGTGATGAAATAGGTCGAACCCAGCAAGGGAACAATAATGCTTATTGCCAGGATAATGAGATCTCTTGGTTGGATTGGGCCCATAGAGATGAGACTTTGCTGGAATTTACCCAGCGGTTGATTCATTTTAGAAAGGAACATCCCATCTTTCGCCGCCGGCACTGGTTTCAGGGCCGCCCTATTCACGGCAGCAGTATTTTTGATATCAAGTGGTTTACGCCCGAAGGCCAGGAAATGTCGGAGGAAGATTGGGGTGTGGGTTATGCTAAATCCTTGGGAGTGTATTTAAATGGCGCGGGAATTATCGACACCGATAGGTATGGCGAGCCGGTGGTTGACGATAGCTTTTACCTGCTCTTCAATGCTCACCATAAGCCGCTGACCTTTACTCTCCCAAACGAAGAATGGGGACAACACTGGCTAAAATCCCTGGATACGGATGAGGCTCTTTCTGAGGAAGATCATCGCCGATATGAGGCAGGCGGGCAAGTGACGGTTAAGGGGCGGGCATTGGTTTTATTGCGTCATATAAGCTAG
- the metE gene encoding 5-methyltetrahydropteroyltriglutamate--homocysteine S-methyltransferase, giving the protein MIVAHNLGFPRIGGQRELKWALESYWKEQLGQQELIQVTRELRALHWKQQQEAGLDLVPVGDFSWYDQVLDMSALLGVVPPRFGEIQDEVDLDTYFCMARGRAPGKKEVAACEMTKWFNTNYHYIVPEFQPQQAFRLASSTLFNQVAEAQALDFPIKPVLLGPLSFLWLGKSKGSTFDKLSLLDALLPVYGQVLHRLKTQGVEWVQIDEPILVLDLPPDWKAAFERAYSSLVNGGPKRLLATYFGALGDNTRLACQLPVEGLHIDLVSAPEQLAKVLDEFPSYKILSAGLVDGRNIWRNDLEASLAQLEALRERLDDRLWIAPSCSLLHSPMDLALESALDEELKSWLAFAVQKIEEVATLKRALVEGRDVVAQALADSAAAQASRRQSERIYRPEIRARMTEVNEDMTRRRHKYPVRAQVQREELKLPLYPTTTIGSFPQTPDIRKARRDFKAGRIAEPEYRRQMEAEIARAIQAQESYGLDVLVHGEAERNDMVEYFGEQLEGFAFTQNGWVQSYGSRCVKPPIIYGDVVRRQPMTVAWLRYAQSLTSRRVKGMLTGPVTLLQWSFVRDDQPRADTCLQLALVLRDEVRDLEQADIKLIQVDEPAFREGLPLRRVEWESYLAWAVRCFRVASSGVEDGTQIHTHMCYSEFNDIIHAIAALDADVITIETSRSDGELLAAFAAFEYPNEIGPGVYDIHSPVVPTEAQIVGLIKKAAEYIPAERLWVNPDCGLKTRAWPEVETALRTMVAAAHGLRSA; this is encoded by the coding sequence GTGATCGTGGCACATAATCTAGGTTTCCCGCGAATAGGCGGCCAACGGGAATTGAAGTGGGCGCTGGAATCTTATTGGAAAGAACAGCTGGGTCAGCAAGAGCTGATTCAGGTAACCAGAGAGTTGCGAGCACTCCATTGGAAACAGCAGCAAGAAGCGGGTCTAGACTTAGTTCCTGTGGGTGATTTTTCCTGGTATGACCAGGTGCTTGATATGTCCGCCCTGCTAGGGGTGGTACCGCCCCGATTCGGTGAGATCCAAGATGAAGTCGATCTGGATACCTACTTTTGCATGGCTCGAGGGCGAGCGCCTGGCAAAAAGGAGGTGGCAGCCTGTGAAATGACTAAATGGTTTAATACCAATTACCATTATATTGTTCCTGAGTTTCAACCCCAGCAGGCTTTTCGTCTAGCGAGCAGCACCTTGTTTAACCAGGTTGCGGAGGCGCAAGCACTGGATTTTCCCATTAAGCCAGTATTACTTGGGCCTTTGAGCTTTTTATGGCTAGGTAAGAGTAAAGGCAGTACGTTCGATAAGCTTTCTTTACTGGACGCATTACTCCCAGTGTATGGTCAAGTGTTGCATCGTCTCAAGACGCAGGGAGTCGAGTGGGTTCAGATTGATGAGCCGATTCTAGTCTTGGATCTGCCTCCGGATTGGAAAGCCGCTTTTGAAAGGGCCTATTCTAGCTTGGTTAACGGTGGTCCGAAACGTCTCCTGGCCACTTATTTTGGGGCGCTTGGCGATAATACCCGGTTGGCTTGCCAGTTGCCGGTAGAAGGTCTGCATATCGATCTGGTTAGCGCCCCTGAGCAATTGGCTAAGGTGCTGGATGAGTTTCCCTCTTATAAGATTCTCTCCGCTGGGCTCGTGGATGGACGTAATATTTGGCGTAATGATCTAGAAGCGAGTCTGGCGCAGTTAGAAGCCTTGCGGGAACGCCTGGATGATCGGCTTTGGATCGCCCCTTCTTGCTCTTTACTCCATAGCCCCATGGATTTAGCTTTAGAATCGGCGTTGGATGAAGAGCTAAAGTCATGGTTGGCGTTTGCCGTGCAAAAAATCGAGGAGGTAGCGACTCTGAAGCGAGCGTTAGTGGAAGGGCGGGATGTCGTGGCTCAGGCATTGGCGGATTCAGCCGCGGCTCAAGCGAGTCGCCGCCAGTCAGAGCGGATTTACCGGCCGGAAATTCGAGCCCGTATGACTGAAGTGAACGAAGACATGACTCGGCGGCGCCATAAGTACCCTGTTCGTGCTCAGGTTCAGCGGGAAGAGTTAAAATTGCCACTTTATCCTACCACGACTATTGGCTCCTTTCCTCAGACCCCAGATATTCGTAAGGCCCGGCGGGATTTTAAGGCGGGCCGAATCGCTGAACCGGAATATCGACGGCAGATGGAAGCCGAAATAGCAAGGGCTATCCAGGCGCAGGAAAGTTACGGATTAGATGTACTGGTCCATGGGGAGGCGGAACGCAATGATATGGTGGAATATTTTGGCGAGCAGTTAGAAGGTTTTGCTTTCACCCAAAATGGATGGGTTCAGAGCTATGGTTCCCGGTGTGTCAAGCCGCCCATTATCTATGGTGATGTGGTTCGCCGGCAGCCCATGACGGTAGCGTGGCTACGCTATGCTCAATCACTGACCTCAAGGCGGGTTAAAGGGATGCTGACGGGTCCCGTGACTTTGCTGCAATGGTCCTTCGTACGTGATGATCAGCCTCGCGCTGATACCTGCCTGCAATTAGCCCTTGTCCTGCGTGATGAAGTTCGGGATTTGGAGCAGGCAGACATCAAGCTTATCCAGGTCGATGAACCAGCCTTCCGGGAAGGGTTGCCGTTACGCCGCGTGGAATGGGAGTCCTATTTAGCTTGGGCGGTACGTTGTTTCCGAGTGGCTTCCAGTGGAGTGGAGGACGGAACTCAGATTCACACTCATATGTGTTACTCGGAGTTTAACGATATCATTCACGCCATCGCAGCTTTGGATGCGGATGTGATTACCATTGAAACGTCCCGCTCCGATGGGGAGCTGCTGGCCGCATTCGCCGCCTTTGAATACCCCAATGAAATAGGACCGGGAGTCTATGACATCCACTCTCCTGTGGTGCCCACTGAAGCGCAAATTGTAGGATTAATAAAAAAGGCGGCTGAATATATTCCTGCCGAGCGGCTTTGGGTTAATCCTGATTGCGGCCTTAAGACTCGCGCGTGGCCAGAAGTAGAAACGGCGCTTCGCACCATGGTGGCGGCGGCCCATGGTTTGCGGAGTGCTTGA
- the hpnR gene encoding hopanoid C-3 methylase HpnR produces the protein MRFLAVHPGPLMYTEVFLRLEPLGLELVAEAVRRAGHEVRIIDLQVETHAAYFKFIEHWRPNALAFSCNFLANVPEIVDLAKETKRRLPQCFLFVGGHSATFTAHELLEHGDGAIDCVLRGEGESSVARLMEVIEEDREAITEVPGVVTLEGDGPPPVMVPSLDDIRPARDLVRHRRKYFIGHLDPCASIEFSRGCPWDCNFCSAWTFYGRSYRTISPEVAAEELGRIKESGIFIVDDVAFIQSKHGLEIGEAIARKGIKKKFYLETRGDVLLRNKEVFKFWRELGVEYMFLGLEAIDEEGLKKFRKRVSLDQNMEALECARSLGITVAINIIADTDWDRERFEVVRQWCLEVPEVVNISINTPYPGTEIWHTQSDRLTTRDYRLFDIQHAVLPTRLPLEEFYSELLKTQRVMNMKHISWRTMGHLAGLVSQRLIRGQFNFLKMLWQFNKVYNLERLLADHAYPSAYKMALPSAPGTAADRKTLYVHKVHKRQKPVLDKATAQFVEETRLSASRSQQGSAL, from the coding sequence ATGCGTTTTCTCGCTGTTCATCCAGGTCCGCTCATGTACACTGAGGTTTTTTTACGGCTGGAGCCCCTAGGGCTCGAACTGGTCGCCGAGGCGGTTCGGCGGGCTGGGCATGAGGTTCGAATTATTGATTTGCAGGTAGAAACTCATGCTGCCTATTTTAAGTTCATTGAACATTGGCGCCCTAATGCCCTGGCCTTCTCGTGCAATTTCTTGGCTAATGTGCCCGAGATAGTTGATCTGGCAAAAGAGACCAAGCGGCGCCTGCCTCAATGTTTTCTTTTTGTGGGGGGGCACAGCGCTACCTTTACCGCCCATGAGCTTCTGGAACATGGTGACGGGGCGATTGACTGCGTGCTGCGCGGGGAGGGGGAATCTTCCGTGGCGCGGCTCATGGAGGTGATCGAGGAGGATAGGGAAGCCATCACGGAAGTGCCTGGCGTTGTGACTTTAGAGGGTGATGGCCCGCCTCCCGTTATGGTGCCAAGCCTTGATGATATCCGGCCTGCCCGGGATCTGGTGCGGCATCGGCGTAAGTACTTTATCGGCCATCTTGATCCTTGCGCTTCCATTGAATTTTCACGGGGGTGTCCTTGGGACTGCAATTTTTGCAGCGCTTGGACCTTTTATGGCAGGAGTTACCGTACGATTAGTCCGGAGGTGGCTGCTGAGGAGTTGGGGCGGATAAAGGAGTCGGGTATTTTTATTGTGGATGATGTGGCCTTTATCCAATCCAAGCACGGACTAGAGATTGGTGAGGCGATTGCTCGCAAGGGGATCAAGAAAAAATTCTATCTTGAAACGCGGGGCGATGTACTCTTGCGTAACAAGGAAGTTTTTAAGTTTTGGCGGGAATTGGGCGTGGAGTATATGTTTCTGGGCCTTGAGGCTATCGATGAGGAAGGATTAAAGAAATTCCGCAAGCGAGTCTCTCTCGACCAGAACATGGAAGCTCTGGAATGTGCCCGTTCCCTAGGCATTACCGTTGCTATCAATATTATTGCGGACACGGACTGGGATCGGGAGCGATTTGAAGTCGTTCGTCAGTGGTGTCTTGAAGTCCCGGAGGTGGTGAACATTAGTATTAATACGCCTTATCCTGGCACGGAAATTTGGCATACTCAATCTGATCGCTTAACTACCCGTGACTACCGTCTCTTTGATATTCAACACGCGGTGCTACCGACTCGGCTTCCGTTGGAAGAATTTTATAGTGAGCTTCTTAAAACCCAACGGGTAATGAACATGAAACATATTTCCTGGCGGACAATGGGGCATTTAGCGGGGCTGGTAAGCCAGCGTCTGATTAGGGGGCAGTTCAATTTTCTAAAAATGCTTTGGCAATTTAATAAAGTCTATAATTTAGAGCGTTTACTGGCTGATCATGCGTATCCATCCGCCTATAAAATGGCCTTGCCTTCCGCTCCAGGGACGGCGGCTGATCGGAAAACGCTTTATGTTCATAAGGTCCACAAACGGCAGAAGCCAGTGCTTGATAAAGCTACCGCTCAGTTTGTTGAAGAAACGCGACTATCAGCCTCGCGCTCGCAGCAAGGCAGCGCTTTGTAA
- the dxs gene encoding 1-deoxy-D-xylulose-5-phosphate synthase produces the protein MASVTSYPLLEQIDSPERLRRLPESDLETLAEELRDFLLHSVARSGGHLAAGLGTIELTIALHYIFATPEDRLVWDVGHQAYPHKVLTGRRERLGTIRQAGGLAPFPSRHESPYDTFGVGHSSTSISAALGMAIAANEKGEKRKTVAIIGDGGMTAGMAYEALDHAGALGADLLVILNDNEMSISPNVGAISSYLTRLLSGRVYSTVREGSKKVLERMPPPMWELARRTEEHVKGMVAPGTLFEEMGFNYFGPIDGHDLSSLIRTLRNLHKLTGPRLLHIVTCKGKGYTLAEENPVTYHGVTPFDPKVGIQQGPQKPSSAMSYTQVFSQWLCDMAAQDGLLVGITPAMREGSGLVKFSECFPERYFDVAIAEQHSVTLAAGMACDGLKPVVAIYSTFLQRAYDQLIHDVALQNLPVLFAIDRAGVVGPDGPTHAGSFDLTYLRCIPNLVVMAPADENECRQMLYTGFLLNQPAAVRYPRGKGPGVAVEASMTALPLGKAELKRKGRGIAILAFGATVAPALEAAEKLDATVVNMRFVKPLDEDLVLEMAMNHELLVTVEDNVIAGGAGSAVSECLAYHGVSVPLLLHGLPDNFLEHGSREALLEQCHLNAEGILQRVKTYRARLPKSKASVVSSAAGTHG, from the coding sequence ATGGCCTCTGTAACTAGCTATCCTCTATTAGAACAGATTGATTCCCCGGAGCGTTTGCGCCGTTTGCCTGAGTCGGATCTAGAGACTCTCGCCGAGGAATTGCGCGATTTTCTCCTTCACTCCGTCGCTCGCAGTGGCGGACACTTGGCTGCAGGTTTGGGGACTATCGAATTGACGATCGCCCTACACTATATTTTTGCCACTCCGGAAGATCGCCTGGTATGGGATGTAGGGCATCAAGCCTATCCCCACAAAGTGCTCACAGGACGACGGGAACGGTTGGGAACTATCCGTCAAGCAGGCGGTTTGGCGCCCTTCCCCAGTCGTCACGAGAGTCCTTACGATACTTTTGGCGTGGGTCATTCTAGCACTTCGATTAGTGCCGCTCTCGGTATGGCCATTGCCGCTAATGAGAAGGGGGAGAAGCGCAAAACAGTGGCCATTATCGGCGATGGCGGAATGACGGCAGGAATGGCTTATGAGGCGTTGGATCATGCCGGTGCCCTGGGGGCTGATTTACTTGTGATCCTGAATGATAACGAGATGTCCATTTCTCCTAATGTGGGCGCAATTTCTAGTTATTTGACACGGTTATTAAGTGGGCGGGTTTACTCAACGGTGCGGGAAGGTAGCAAAAAGGTGCTTGAACGTATGCCGCCACCTATGTGGGAATTAGCGCGCCGCACGGAAGAACATGTGAAAGGGATGGTAGCTCCGGGGACTTTGTTTGAAGAGATGGGCTTTAATTATTTCGGCCCTATCGATGGGCATGATTTGAGTTCGTTGATTCGTACCTTACGGAATTTACATAAGTTAACTGGCCCCCGTCTGTTGCATATCGTCACCTGTAAGGGTAAAGGTTATACGCTAGCGGAGGAAAATCCGGTCACCTATCATGGGGTAACCCCGTTTGATCCTAAGGTTGGCATCCAGCAAGGGCCCCAAAAACCATCATCCGCAATGAGCTACACTCAAGTCTTCAGCCAGTGGTTGTGTGATATGGCAGCCCAGGATGGACTCTTGGTAGGCATTACTCCCGCTATGCGGGAGGGGTCGGGTCTGGTGAAATTTTCTGAATGTTTTCCGGAACGTTACTTTGATGTGGCTATTGCCGAGCAGCACAGTGTGACTTTAGCTGCCGGGATGGCATGCGATGGGTTAAAACCGGTGGTTGCGATTTACTCCACTTTTCTACAGCGGGCCTATGATCAGCTGATTCATGATGTTGCTCTGCAAAACCTGCCAGTGCTTTTTGCCATAGATCGAGCTGGGGTGGTAGGGCCGGATGGCCCTACCCATGCGGGTAGCTTTGATTTGACCTATCTTCGCTGCATCCCTAACCTGGTAGTGATGGCTCCGGCAGATGAAAATGAGTGCCGGCAGATGCTTTATACGGGTTTCCTGCTTAACCAACCGGCAGCAGTCCGTTATCCTCGTGGGAAAGGACCAGGGGTAGCCGTTGAAGCAAGCATGACAGCACTGCCGCTGGGTAAGGCTGAGCTTAAGCGGAAAGGTCGGGGTATTGCTATCCTTGCTTTTGGTGCCACGGTGGCGCCCGCCCTTGAAGCAGCGGAAAAGCTGGATGCCACGGTGGTGAATATGCGCTTTGTTAAACCCTTGGATGAAGATTTGGTCCTGGAAATGGCGATGAACCATGAATTGCTGGTGACTGTAGAGGATAATGTTATTGCGGGCGGCGCGGGGAGCGCTGTCAGCGAATGCTTGGCTTATCATGGGGTTTCAGTGCCTTTACTCCTGCATGGTTTACCTGATAATTTTTTAGAACATGGCTCCCGTGAGGCGCTCTTGGAGCAGTGTCATTTGAATGCTGAGGGCATTCTCCAGCGCGTGAAAACCTACCGTGCTCGGCTGCCTAAGTCCAAGGCTAGCGTGGTTTCCTCCGCAGCAGGTACCCATGGTTAA